ATTTTGTGCTCCTTTTATATTTTATAGAGATTGTTTTTTACGGCAAATATTACAAGACCTGCAATATTTTTTGTATTTGTTTTTTCGAGCAGGTTATACTTGTGACCTTCGATGGTACGTGAGCTTAGCCCCAATTTTTCACCAATTTCGGTGGCTGTTAGTTCTTCGCAAATTAACTTCAGCACCTGACTCTCGCGCTTTGTAAGTTTTAGCTGCAATCCTGAATCTTTCGTTGCATTTTTCTTTAATCCCTGCAAAACGGCCCCCGACAAACTACCCGAAAAGAAGAAATCGTTTTTCATTACTTTTTTTATGGCAAGTTCTAACTCATCAGGATCGGCATTTTTTAATAAATAACCGTTTACTCCTTCGCCTACCAGGTGAGCAACCAGTTGCGGCCCTTCCTCCATACTGAGTATTAAAATCCGAATATCAGGGTAGTCGTTTCGTAAATGCCCGGTTACCTCAACACCATCCATTTCGGGCATATTAATATCAAGCAATACCAGGTCTGGCTTTTTATCCAGTTTGTCAAGCAGCTCTAATAATTCTAATCCGTTACCGGCTTCATATATATTTTCAACAATATCAAAATCATCTAACAAACCAACCATACCTTTTCGGAAAAGCTTATGGTCGTCGGTAACTACTATATCTATTTTTTGCTCACTCATTAGCTTGCAATGCTATAATTGCACGGGTTCCTTTTCCCGGCAATGATTTCATCTTAAATTTGGCATTTGCCATTTCCGACCGGCTTTCAAGGTTTCGTAAACCAAGCCCCGTTTGCATTTTTTCTTCCAGTAAAAATCCTTTTCCATCGTCGCCAACAACAACTGAAACAAGCTGTTTTGAAAATCGAATATCTATTGAAATGTGCGATGCCTCGGCGTGTTTAATGGCATTATTAACCAGTTCCTGAACGATACGAAAAATGGCCAGTTCCTGTCTACTTTCAAAACGAAATTGCTCTCCCCTTTTCCAACACTCAATAGCCAACTGGTCCGATTTATTCACCCAGCTTGCCAACTCTTCAAGTGCAAAATACAATCCCAGCTTTTCCAGTGACGGAGGTAACAACGATCGTGAAATGCGGCGTACCTGTAGAATTACATCGTCGAGATAGGTTTTGGTTTCGGTGGCCAGCTCTTTTGCCTTACCAGCTTCTGCCTTTTTTTCAATCCTTCCCACAGTAAGTTTTACCACCGAAAGCATAGCACCAACCTCATCATGCAAATCTCGCGCTATACGT
This is a stretch of genomic DNA from uncultured Draconibacterium sp.. It encodes these proteins:
- a CDS encoding response regulator transcription factor, translating into MSEQKIDIVVTDDHKLFRKGMVGLLDDFDIVENIYEAGNGLELLELLDKLDKKPDLVLLDINMPEMDGVEVTGHLRNDYPDIRILILSMEEGPQLVAHLVGEGVNGYLLKNADPDELELAIKKVMKNDFFFSGSLSGAVLQGLKKNATKDSGLQLKLTKRESQVLKLICEELTATEIGEKLGLSSRTIEGHKYNLLEKTNTKNIAGLVIFAVKNNLYKI
- a CDS encoding sensor histidine kinase translates to MEGAGTSEILLVYLIGTIGMLLLAGGIFFFFIAYQKRLLQKQLELNRVVQNQQEEIIENTIQSQENERKRIARDLHDEVGAMLSVVKLTVGRIEKKAEAGKAKELATETKTYLDDVILQVRRISRSLLPPSLEKLGLYFALEELASWVNKSDQLAIECWKRGEQFRFESRQELAIFRIVQELVNNAIKHAEASHISIDIRFSKQLVSVVVGDDGKGFLLEEKMQTGLGLRNLESRSEMANAKFKMKSLPGKGTRAIIALQANE